The following proteins are encoded in a genomic region of Desulfuribacillus stibiiarsenatis:
- a CDS encoding sulfite exporter TauE/SafE family protein: protein MKRGLSVVIGFITGIVNGLLGVGGTILVPAMIYFLDTDRRHSHGTALLIIFPTSLVSTFVYYQNNNVDINLAWKLAIGGIVGSYIGAKALRKLKMTWVKRIFAIVMIAAGIRMVMG from the coding sequence ATGAAACGGGGATTATCCGTAGTAATTGGCTTTATTACCGGAATCGTCAATGGATTACTTGGTGTGGGGGGAACAATTTTAGTCCCTGCTATGATTTATTTTTTGGACACGGATCGGCGACATTCGCACGGCACAGCGCTGTTAATTATTTTCCCTACATCCCTAGTGAGTACCTTTGTCTATTATCAGAATAATAATGTAGACATCAACCTCGCTTGGAAACTGGCTATTGGTGGCATCGTAGGGTCGTATATCGGCGCTAAGGCATTACGGAAGCTCAAGATGACATGGGTGAAACGTATTTTTGCAATCGTGATGATTGCTGCTGGGATTCGGA